The following are encoded in a window of Mustelus asterias unplaced genomic scaffold, sMusAst1.hap1.1 HAP1_SCAFFOLD_35, whole genome shotgun sequence genomic DNA:
- the LOC144482219 gene encoding histone H2B type 1-L-like: MGGSKAEQLVLRSSERDSVILCLKLTVTMVDEKKAPVAKKGAKKTQKKLPAKGGKKRKRSRKESYSIYVYKVMKQVHPDTGISSKAMSIMNSFVNDIFERIAREASRLAHYNKRSTISSREIQTAVRLLLPGELAKHAVSEGTKAVTKYTSSK; encoded by the exons ATGGGCGGAAGTAAAGCAGAGCAGTTGGTGCTG AGGAGTTCCGAGCGCGACTCAGTGATTCTGTGTCTGAAATTAACTGTGACAATGGTGGATGAGAAGAAAGCGCCGGTTGCCAAGAAGGGCGCTAAAAAAACGCAGAAAAAGCTGCCAGCAAAGGGCGGCAAGAAGAGGAAAAGATCcaggaaggagagttactccatctacgtctacaaagtgatgaagcaggttcaccctgacaccggcatctcctccaaggccatgagcatcatgaactcgttcgtgaacgatattttcgagcgcatcgcgcgtgaggcttcccgcctggcccattacaacaagcgcagcaccatcagctcccgggagatccagaccgccgtgcgcctgctgctgcccggggaactggccaagcacgccgtgtcggaagggacaaaggcggtgaccaagtacaccagctccaagtaa
- the LOC144482351 gene encoding histone H2A-like: MSGRGKSGGKARAKAKSRSSRAGLQFPVGRVHRHLRKGNYAERVGAGAPVYLAAVLEYLTAEILELAGNAARDNKKTRIIPRHLQLAVRNDEELNKLLGGVTIAQGGVLPNIQAVLLPKKTSAASSKSK, encoded by the coding sequence atgtctggaagaggaaagaGCGGCGGCAAAGCTCGGGCCAAGGCCAAGTCTCGCTCCTCCCGGGCTGGACTGCAGTTCCCGGTGGGCCGTGTTCACAGGCACCTGAGAAAGGGCAACTATGCTGAGCGTGTGGGTGCCGGAGCCCCGGTCTATCTGGCTGCTGTGCTCGAGTATCTGACcgctgaaatcctggagctggccgggaacgcggcccgggacaacaagaagacccgcatcatccccagacacctgcagctggccgtccgcaacgacgaggagctcaacaagctgctgggaggagtgACCATCGCTCAGGGCGGGGTGCTGCCTAATATCCAGGCCGTGCTGCTGCCCAAGAAAACTTCTGCGGCCTCGTCCAAGAGCAAGTGA
- the LOC144482277 gene encoding uncharacterized protein LOC144482277 isoform X1, whose product MYVIRVRGEEWANVYWLGDIEEQIKKQVWEIWGTFVEAQIPDAEWPKTELHSTMIFDKIQQSEIQEKWNKEAGQEQEINSDSILIGPEGTALTIRKNEWVRKWFSVPETEPHVTLKVNPDYRPKDLGLMTFRAQELEFIKANNENIWMSTDGQMMKISVNARMTGRPKEVKIELKDKEVEQEWRAKLEKDLDSLPEELWSMNDTDVGKVKTATPVEVKLKPGCQGPYKPQYPIKAEAVKGIRETIRGLVDAGVLKETRSKCNTPLLPVKKADGEKWRLVHDLRAVNEVVENMPVEVPNPYTLLTNIPSESRWLTVIDLCSAFFSVPLAQASQYLFAFKYKGKYNRMPQGFKHSPHVFNQVLRADLAGIQLEGTLIQYVDDLLLCTETKEQCREESLKLLGKLAKGGHKVSRNKLQFCQRKVEYLGREITVGQKRIAHQQIEAVLKIPKPQTVRQMMTFLGMTGFSSEWIENYAEKTQALRKIMKEAGCEELKAILIWDREASEAFDNVKQEMVQAPALMLPSYDKPFDLFVSNRETGFATAVLMQDSCKGRKKQAIAYYSTKLDDVALGYPPCYQDLAAAWWAYEKAATITMGYLINIHVHHKVAELIEQGKFVLTPARIHHYRMLTTFPDITIIKCNRVNPADYMPLPHEGKEHECLREAKTFMKLREDLRAEGLVTEEKRTLYVDGSCYRDHLGNHAGYAIVEQRPGGLEVIEAEKCEQPCSAQLAELKALTRACELAKGEAVEVYTDSAYAHGVCHLFGSIWKQRGFMKSSGGPIQHESQIKALIQAMMGPKELAIIFGIGLIMYSDNGEHGLQRRGYNGSSNNHNWTNLLLFTACFEIFYYQTNDATNGSANGE is encoded by the coding sequence atgtacgtaattagggtaaggggagaagagtgggccaatgtatattggctaggggacatagaagaacaaattaaaaagcaggtatgggaaatttgggggacatttgtagaggcacagattccagacgccgaatggccaaaaactgaactacatagcacaatgatttttgataaaatacaacagtcagagatacaggagaagtggaataaagaggcaggacaagaacaggaaataaattcagacagcattttaatcggaccagagggaacagccctcacaattagaaagaatgaatgggtcagaaaatggttctcagtgcctgagacagaaccacatgttacgctaaaggtgaatcctgattacagaccaaaggatttgggacttatgacgtttagggcacaggaactggaatttattaaagcaaacaatgagaatatttggatgtcgactgacggacaaatgatgaaaatatctgttaatgcaaggatgactggaagaccaaaagaggtaaaaatagagttaaaagataaagaagtagagcaagaatggagagcaaagttagaaaaagatttagattctctccctgaggaattgtggtcaatgaacgacacagatgtaggcaaagttaaaacagctaccccagtcgaagtaaaattgaagccaggatgtcaaggaccttataaaccacaatatccaatcaaggcagaagcagtaaaaggcataagagaaacaatcagaggattagtagacgcaggggtgttaaaagaaacccgaagtaaatgtaacacacccttattaccagttaaaaaggcagatggggaaaagtggaggttagtacacgacctgagagcagttaatgaagtagTTGAAAATATGCCAGTAGAAGTCCCTAACCCCTACACCTTATTGACTAACATACCGTCTGAAAGCAGATGGCTTACAGTAATAGACTTATGCTCAGCATTTTTCAGTGTGCCCTTGGCACAAGCGAGTCAGTACTTATTTGCTTTCAAGTACAAGGGAAAGTACAATAGAATGCCACAAGGATTCAAAcactccccacatgtattcaaccaagtgttgagagcagatttggcagggatacaactagaaggaacactgatacaatatgtggatgacttgttgttgtgtacagaaacaaaggaacagtgtcgggaagaaagtttaaaactgctgggaaagctggcgaaaggaggacataaagtgtcaagaaataaattacagttctgtcaaagaaaagtagaataccttggaagggaaataactgttggacaaaaaagaatagctcaccagcagatagaagcagtattgaaaatcccaaaaccacagacagtgagacagatgatgacattcttaggaatgacaggatttagttcagaatggatagaaaactatgcagaaaaaacacaagcgttaaggaaaataatgaaagaggccggatgtgaggagttaaaagcgatcttgatatgggacagggaggcctcagaagcatttgataacgtgaaacaagagatggtgcaagcaccagcactgatgctgccttcgtatgataaaccctttgacctttttgttagcaacagggaaacaggattcgcaactgctgtgttaatgcaggacagctgtaaaggaagaaagaaacaagcaatagcttattatagcaccaagttagatgatgtggccctggggtaccctccatgttatcaggatttggcagctgcttggtgggcttacgaaaaagcagctaccatcacaatgggatatttaataaacatacatgtacaccacaaagtagctgaattgattgagcaaggaaaatttgtgctgacacctgctaggatccatcattatcgaatgctaaccacattcccagatatcacgataataaagtgcaacagagtaaatccagctgattacatgccattacctcatgaaggaaaagaacatgaatgcttaagagaagcaaaaacatttatgaaactgagagaagacttaagagcagagggactagtgacagaagagaagaggacactgtatgtagatggctcatgctaCAGGGATCACttgggaaaccacgcaggctatgccatagttgaacaaagaccaggaggacttgaagttatagaagcagaaaaatgtgaacagccctgttcggcccaaCTAGCAGAACTTAAGGCACTAACCAGAGCATGTGAATTAGCAAAAGGGGAGGCAGTAGAAGTGTATACAGATTCGGCTTATGCACATGGAGTGTGTCATCTGTTTGGATCAATCTGGAAACAGAGAGGCTTTATGAAAAGTAGTGGGGGACCAATACAGCATGAAAGTCAAATAAAAGCCTTAATACAAGCTATGATGGGCCCAAAAGAATTGGCCATAATATTTGGAATTGGCTTGATAATGTATTCGGACAATGGGGAGCATGGTTTGCAAAGGCGGGGTTATAATGGTAGTAGTAATAATCATAATTGGACTAATCTTTTgttgtttactgcctgctttgagatcttttattaccagactaatgatgcgacaaatggtagtgcgaatggagaatga
- the LOC144482306 gene encoding histone H2B 5-like, which translates to MADEKKQTSKPAPKKGAKKVIKKPGTKGGKKRRKSRKESYSIYIYKVMKQVHPDTGISSKAMSIMNSFVNDIFERIAREASRLAHYNKRSTISSREIQTAVRLLLPGELAKHAVSEGTKAVTKYTSSK; encoded by the coding sequence ATGGCTGATGAGAAGAAACAAACATCGAAACCAGCTCCCAAGAAGGGGGCGAAAAAAGTGATTAAGAAACCGGGAACAAAGGGCGGTAAGAAGCGGCGAAAGTcgaggaaggagagttactccatctacatctacaaagtgatgaagcaggttcaccccgacaccggcatctcctccaaggccatgagcatcatgaactcgttcgtgaacgatattttcgagcgcatcgcgcgtgaggcttcccgcctggcccattacaacaagcgcagcaccatcagctcccgggagatccagaccgccgtgcgcctgctgctgcccggggaactggccaagcacgccgtgtcggaagggacaaaggcggtgaccaagtacaccagctccaagtaa